The Zygosaccharomyces rouxii strain CBS732 chromosome A complete sequence genome window below encodes:
- the ECM16 gene encoding ATP-dependent RNA helicase ECM16 (similar to uniprot|Q04217 Saccharomyces cerevisiae YMR128W ECM16 Essential DEAH-box ATP-dependent RNA helicase specific to the U3 snoRNP predominantly nucleolar in distribution required for 18S rRNA synthesis) → MGTYRKRFNEKARAGQIAKQDELKKIRNKQFLRAAEDAEDAEDAEEVPEASKESQGPDTNAEILPPMSQEEKALKKRKLQELFTPKETKVSRLKRKRLDKFIEHQLRKEEKKDIMNKLQDYKIDTSLLTSSKKLGHGKQTKKEEFEEALSLERQGRGDEDTKEILYEEHDQKDWFQDHPEDAQQDESEKSGDEDEGEGEGEERKSAFVDFRPAQGTGMGFGFANAKVVHKHKAPKKKYHWRTLVEMEEKRKHGIEDEMDFASSGSDSEDKSSEEDSGDEDSGADDEEEVQEHAEVDKEENAEVSDSSEEHQEESSDGESESSEPVNPEELAAERQTTADTFKEWANEQIREMDGGNVDVEMPSLDFKYEPIVREEDLDDGLGSEDVPIDESSKRKAFYVPVTRPEEIQAVRMQLPVFGEEHKIMEAIHHNDVVIVCGETGSGKTTQVPQFMYESGFGSPESPDHPGMIGVTQPRRVATVAMANRISNELGDHSDKVAYQIRFDSSVKDDTRLKFMTDGVLLREMMHDFKLSNYSSIIIDEAHERNINTDILIGMLSRCVKLRAREHAKNPEQNKKLKLVIMSATLRVADFSENLSLFSTPPPVLNVEARQFPVSVHFNRRTPYNYVDEAFKKTCKIHQRLPPGAILVFLTGQQEINHMVKKLRKEFPFPKDTNNIGRKDMQSSSSNVKVSSKNVDLEAEDIDLSVKVVDEDNMGYIEGDRGEDEEEEEEEEGFEETLEENQTPNDPLYVLPLYSLLSTKEQMKIFKEPPAGSRLCVVATNVAETSLTIPGVRYVVDCGRSKERTYNESNGVQSFEINWISKASADQRSGRAGRTGPGHCYRIYSSAVFEEDFEQFSRPEVLRMPVESVVLQMKSMAIQNVINFPFPTPPDPRTLSKAVKLLQYLGALDSREKITEDGKTMSLFPLSPRYSKILLVSTEHNCLPYAISIVSALSVGDPFLKEHEIGLDFENSDSEEEDSDQKKLLRQRYYKSKAKFSKLDKQSDVFRLLSVVSALDFIPEKEKASFMRQNFLRAKFLEEIAKLRKQLTYIIKSNTTQENVAARVVDQDLKSDLPTELQLKMLKQMICAGFVDQVAIRADYLFPEDVKLTNKMTIINIPYVNVLAPKSPEMEENFVYIHPTSVLSNSGESPPKFLVFHSLHQGNSSRTRMNTLCDIKSTPLANIAGKGSLLTYSKPLTGKGLNTITVSHKERYCYVVPRFGSSVDSDLSISWDLNPIAVHQVKENGQWIVKKFITNKNFEEERNKHNQ, encoded by the coding sequence ATGGGTACTTATAGGAAGAGGTTTAACGAAAAGGCAAGAGCTGGTCAAATAGCCAAGCAGGAtgagttgaaaaaaattagaaataAACAGTTTCTAAGGGCTGCAGAAGATGCAGAAGATGCAGAAGATGCAGAAGAGGTGCCGGAGGCATCTAAGGAATCTCAAGGGCCAGATACTAATGCTGAAATTCTGCCGCCTATGAGCCAAGAGGAGAAAGCTTTAAAGAAGCGAAAATTGCAAGAACTATTCACGCCAAAGGAAACAAAGGTCTCTAGGctcaagaggaaaagacTGGATAAATTCATAGAGCATCAATTGAggaaagaggaaaaaaaagatattaTGAATAAATTGCAAGACTACAAGATAGATACTTCACTCCTGACCAGTTCTAAAAAATTGGGACATGGTAAGCAGACGAAGAAGGaggaatttgaagaagcatTAAGCCTGGAGAGGCAAGGCAGAGGTGATGAGGATACGAAGGAAATTTTATATGAGGAGCATGATCAGAAAGATTGGTTTCAAGACCATCCAGAGGATGCTCAGCaagatgaaagtgaaaaaagtggagatgaagatgaaggtgaaggtgaaggtgaagaaagaaaatcgGCGTTTGTAGATTTTAGGCCTGCGCAAGGAACTGGTATGGGATTTGGATTCGCGAATGCTAAAGTAGTCCATAAACACAAGGCTCCtaagaaaaaatatcattgGAGAACACTAGTGGAAATGGAAGAGAAAAGGAAACATGGTATAGAggatgaaatggattttGCGTCTAGTGGTAGTGACTCGGAGGATAAGTCTTCTGAAGAGGACTCTGGAGACGAGGACTCCGGAGctgatgacgaagaagaagtgCAAGAACATGCCGAAGTTGATAAAGAGGAGAACGCTGAGGTATCTGATAGTTCTGAAGAGcatcaagaagaaagctCTGATGGCGAAAGCGAGAGTAGTGAACCAGTCAATCCAGAAGAACTTGCAGCGGAAAGACAGACAACCGCTGATactttcaaagaatggGCTAATGAGCAAATAAGAGAAATGGATGGAGGAAATGTTGATGTGGAGATGCCCTCATTGGACTTCAAGTATGAGCCAATTGTGAGGGAGGAAGATTTAGATGATGGATTAGGTTCTGAAGATGTTCCCATAGATGAATCTTCTAAGAGGAAGGCATTTTATGTACCAGTAACAAGACCTGAAGAAATTCAGGCCGTTAGAATGCAGCTTCCTGTCTTTGGTGAAGAACACAAAATTATGGAAGCTATACATCATAATGATGTAGTTATCGTCTGTGGTGAAACTGGTTCAGGTAAGACGACCCAGGTTCCGCAATTCATGTACGAATCTGGATTTGGATCTCCCGAATCTCCTGACCATCCTGGTATGATTGGTGTTACTCAGCCAAGAAGAGTTGCTACAGTGGCCATGGCTAATCGTATATCTAATGAGCTGGGTGATCACAGCGACAAGGTCGCATATCAAATAAGGTTCGATTCCTCTGTCAAAGACGACACAAGGCTTAAATTCATGACCGACGGTGTTTTGCTCAGGGAAATGATGCATGATTTTAAATTGTCTAATTATTCATCTATCATTATCGATGAAGCACATGAAAGAAATATCAATACTGATATTCTTATTGGTATGCTTAGCCGTTGTGTAAAGCTGCGTGCCAGGGAACATGCCAAAAACCCTGAACAAAATAAGAAACTTAAGTTGGTTATCATGTCGGCAACTTTGAGGGTTGCTGATTTTAGCGAAAATCTTTCACTGTTCTCAACACCACCTCCAGTCCTGAATGTAGAGGCAAGGCAGTTCCCCGTATCTGTGCACTTTAACCGCCGTACTCCCTATAATTATGTTGATGAGGCTTTCAAAAAGACTTGCAAGATTCATCAAAGGCTTCCACCAGGCGCCATCTTAGTGTTCTTGACGGGACAACAAGAAATCAACCATATGGTCAAAAAGCTCAGGAAAGAATTTCCTTTCCCCAAAGACACCAATAATATCGGCAGGAAAGATATGCagtcatcatcttctaatgTAAAGGTTAGCTCTAAAAATGTGGACTTGGAGGCCGAAGATATAGATTTAAGCGTCAAAGTTgtagatgaagataataTGGGGTACATCGAAGGTGATAGAGGTGAAgacgaagaggaagaggaagaggaagaaggtTTTGAAGAGACATTAGAGGAAAATCAAACCCCCAATGATCCGCTTTATGTTCTGCCGCTATATTCTTTATTGTCAACGAAGGAgcaaatgaaaattttcaaggAACCCCCTGCCGGTTCAAGATTGTGCGTAGTGGCGACTAACGTTGCTGAAACCTCGTTAACCATTCCAGGTGTTAGATATGTGGTGGATTGTGGTAGATCCAAGGAGCGTACTTACAATGAATCGAATGGTGTGcaaagttttgaaattaattgGATTAGTAAAGCAAGTGCAGATCAGAGATCTGGTAGAGCAGGTCGTACAGGACCTGGTCATTGCTACCGCATATACTCTTCAGctgtttttgaagaagactTTGAACAGTTTTCACGCCCAGAAGTTCTTCGAATGCCAGTCGAAAGTGTGGTATTGCAGATGAAAAGTATGGCAATTCAAAATGTCATCAATTTCCCATTTCCGACTCCTCCAGATCCAAGAACTTTATCGAAAGCTGTCAAACTTTTGCAATACTTGGGAGCTCTTGATTCTAGAGAGAAAATTACAGAGGATGGTAAAACAATGAGTTTGTTCCCTCTTTCACCAAGATATTCGAAGATTTTGCTGGTTTCTACAGAACATAATTGTTTGCCTTATGCGATCTCCATCGTGAGTGCACTTTCAGTTGGTGATCCTTTCTTGAAGGAGCATGAAATTGGTTTGGACTTTGAAAATTCTGATagtgaagaggaagataGTGATCAAAAGAAACTGCTACGTCAACGTTATTACAAGAGCAAAGCCAAGTTTAGCAAACTGGACAAGCAATCAGACGTATTCCGTCTTTTAAGCGTGGTGAGTGCCCTGGATTTCATTCcagagaaagaaaaggcGTCATTTATGCGTCAGAATTTCTTGAGAGCCAAATTTCTCGAAGAAATTGCCAAATTACGCAAGCAACTCACCTATATCATTAAATCTAATACTACTCAGGAGAACGTTGCCGCTCGTGTAGTTGATCAAGATCTTAAATCAGATCTGCCGACTGAATTACAActgaagatgttgaaaCAAATGATCTGTGCTGGTTTTGTCGATCAAGTGGCTATAAGAGCGGATTATTTGTTCCCCGAAGATGTTAAATTAACGAACAAGATGACCATTATCAACATTCCATATGTTAATGTGCTGGCACCCAAATCACCAGAAATGGAGGAAAACTTTGTATACATTCACCCAACTTCTGTCTTATCCAATTCGGGAGAATCTCCGCCAAAGTTCCTAGTTTTCCATTCCCTACATCAAGGTAATAGCAGCCGTACAAGGATGAATACATTATGTGACATCAAGAGTACACCATTAGCTAATATCGCTGGCAAAGGTTCATTGCTCACTTACAGTAAACCTTTGACGGGTAAAGGGCTAAATACTATTACCGTGTCGCATAAAGAGAGGTACTGTTACGTGGTTCCTCGATTTGGGTCATCGGTGGACAGCGATTTGAGTATTTCTTGGGATCTGAACCCTATAGCCGTTCATCAGGTTAAAGAGAATGGTCAATGGatagtgaaaaaattcattacgaataaaaattttgaagaagagagaaaTAAGCATAACCAATGA
- the SAS2 gene encoding histone acetyltransferase (similar to uniprot|P40963 Saccharomyces cerevisiae YMR127C SAS2 Histone acetyltransferase (HAT) catalytic subunit of the SAS complex (Sas2p-Sas4p-Sas5p) which acetylates free histones and nucleosomes and regulates transcriptional silencing member of the MYSTacetyltransferase family), whose protein sequence is MSHDGEGLYGILNERNIKEVQFGVDKRFPTWYGSNVYFDPESRALGYLEKNGSDGLSGSNGTNGHNKGDVQFWLDTLYVCEYCFKYTDNEEDLAGHAKHCRFQKHSPGKIKYKSPNYTIKRVKGTKHRLFCQCLCLFTKLFLDNKSMYFKVDHYEFYIVYETSSTKPMGFFSKDTVSYYQNNLACVLVFPPYQRRQLGTFLLDFSYKISKSEGLISGPEFPLSPFGLIGYVKYWSLKICWEFSEGELANMEKITLENISSVTGFRISDIITALKYLGCLGESDEIYLSILRKKLNRHSCEALVEDEYLLLDD, encoded by the coding sequence ATGTCACATGATGGTGAAGGTCTTTATGGGATTTTGAATGAACGAAACATTAAAGAAGTCCAATTTGGTGTTGATAAGAGATTTCCAACCTGGTATGGTAGTAATGTGTATTTTGATCCCGAGAGTAGAGCTTTAGGatatttggagaaaaatGGATCGGATGGATTGAGTGGATCAAATGGGACCAACGGTCATAATAAAGGTGATGTCCAATTTTGGCTCGATACACTTTATGTATGCGAATATTGTTTCAAATACACTGACAATGAAGAGGATCTTGCTGGCCATGCCAAGCATTGTAGATTCCAAAAACATTCACCtggaaaaataaaatataaaaGTCCGAATTATACCATCAAAAGGGTAAAAGGAACAAAACATCGTCTATTTTGTCAGTGCCTATGTCTTTTTACCAAACTTTTCCTCGACAACAAATCCATGTACTTTAAAGTAGATCACTACGAATTTTATATCGTCTATGAGACTTCGTCCACTAAACCGATGGGATTTTTCTCCAAAGACACGGTTTCTTACTACCAAAATAATCTGGCCTGTGTTCTAGTTTTTCCTCCTTATCAAAGGCGCCAATTGGGTACATTTCTCTTAGATTTTTCTTACAAAATATCAAAGTCTGAAGGTTTGATATCAGGACCTGAATTTCCCCTCTCACCATTTGGATTAATTGGATACGTGAAATATTGGTCTTTAAAGATATGTTGGGAATTTTCTGAAGGTGAATTAGCTAACATGGAGAAAATTACCTTAGAGAATATATCTTCAGTAACAGGGTTTCGAATCAGTGATATAATTACTGCTTTAAAGTATCTCGGGTGCTTGGGagaatctgatgaaatttatTTGTCTATACTTAGAAAAAAGCTGAACAGACATAGCTGTGAGGCTCTAGTAGAAGATGAGTATTTGCTGTTAGACGATTAA
- the RAD5 gene encoding DNA helicase RAD5 (similar to uniprot|P32849 Saccharomyces cerevisiae YLR032W RAD5 Single-stranded DNA-dependent ATPase involved in postreplication repair contains RING finger domain), protein MADERERYFKDEFDSSQEKERHEFKLNGGSFLFGSNGQEPVEPAAPIVPSESGLHTSAGSDSQSQNDLQDETLQDESLQEEFEPASNELQSPDYISQIRQIIPGMNLDVARGLVEKYRGEGDVVSKAISEYFEEGLIVEHEKPRNSSSPTAGGNEGAESNSNGNSRNGSLVGQPLTREKRRKEVTPRPIKRLKSEIEWRKFIGSLQVNAMATRPTLRPLKYGTELEILKSSGGLPTSKLYNTNGRKKVSMASFVKIFDTQQNREIGRLPEDVAQIVYPLINTDDVVFEATMVFCENKRLSIGDSFVLQLDCFLTSSIFDEDQNKELTPSRSARWGSNSSMVETEEELQSRSKKVGLLSLFDRLRLRTVDDKADDASKSSANSEEDGVEVIDLDDDDNDGDEKLEDIVAREEDDARRFSSQEEGVMNLNQLKVFYKATQSSDSLKTLPETEPPSTTINLTLRKYQRQGLTWMLRREHEFEKAADSQGFQNVNGNMMNPLWKCFKWPKDMSWTAQRMEDHTEVDLGKFFYANLHTGEFCLEKPILKTMMKGGVLSDEMGLGKTISALSLIFTSPYDSSLVDKHLFMDGNEDENLSPPSSQSSKKPYAMKTTLVIVPTSLLSQWHSEFTKFNNSPDLYCEIYYGGNVSSLKTLLTKTKNPPTVVLTTYGIVQNEWTRILKMDRRDADMDSTTGLFSLKFYRVILDEGHVIRNRTTSTSKAVMEISSMCRWVLTGTPIINRLDDLYSIVKFLKLEPWAQISYWKMFVSDPFERKDYRQAFDVVNAILEPVFLRRTKQMQDADGRPLVELPPKEVVVEKLTFNEAQNTIYKHYLEEAETSVKKGLARGDLLKKYSTILVHILRLRQICCDPKLLGAQDENDEDLSKSNQLLKESVDVNKVYQKVGLNESSNRLDSGRLNTIKSRIQEKYPTADSLKTLECSICTADPIELHKVLFTECCHSFCEECLKEYLEFQKQKELELKCPNCREPVNKNYFFTLMLKDGESPQVVPLREVAKSAKIEALLKHCSILQETSPGEQIVVFSQFSSFLDILETELANTFLGNGVKVYKFDGRLNLKERAAVLENFSTKDFDNQKVLLMSLKTGGVGLNLTCASYAFMMDPWWSPSMEDQAIDRIHRIGQINQVKVTRFIVENSIEEKMLKIQERKRTIGEAMDADEDERRKRRIDEIQMLFE, encoded by the coding sequence ATGGCTGATGAGCGTGAAAGGTATTTCAAAGACGAATTTGATTCATCTCAGGAAAAGGAGAGACATGAGTTCAAGTTGAATGGTGGATCGTTCTTATTTGGATCTAACGGACAGGAACCAGTGGAACCGGCGGCACCGATAGTGCCATCGGAATCCGGACTACACACATCTGCAGGTTCAGATAGTCAGTCTCAGAACGATTTGCAAGATGAAACTTTGCAAGATGAAAGTTTACAAGAGGAATTTGAGCCAGCGTCTAACGAACTACAATCCCCTGATTACATAAGTCAAATTAGGCAGATTATTCCAGGAATGAATTTAGATGTAGCCAGAGGATTAGTAGAAAAATACCGGGGCGAAGGCGATGTGGTTTCTAAAGCCATAAGTGAATATTTCGAAGAAGGACTCATAGTGGAACATGAGAAACCCAGGAACAGTAGCTCACCGACGGCAGGCGGCAATGAAGGGGCTGAGAGTAATAGCAATGGAAATAGCAGAAACGGAAGCCTCGTAGGCCAGCCTCTAACTAGAGAAAAGAGGCGCAAAGAAGTCACACCAAGACCCataaaaagattgaaaagTGAAATTGAGTGGAGAAAATTTATCGGATCATTACAAGTGAATGCTATGGCTACAAGACCTACTTTAAGACCTTTAAAATATGGAactgaattggaaattctaAAATCTTCTGGTGGTCTACCTACATCTAAGCTGTACAACACCAATGGTCGAAAGAAAGTTTCAATGGCAAGCTTCGtaaaaatatttgataCACAGCAAAATCGAGAAATTGGCAGATTACCAGAGGATGTGGCTCAAATTGTTTACCCATTGATAAACACTGATGATGTGGTCTTTGAAGCTACAATGGTGTTCTGtgaaaataaaagattAAGCATAGGTGATAGTTTTGTCTTACAACTTGACTGTTTCCTTACATCTTCTATTTTCGATGAAGATCAGAATAAAGAACTAACACCATCACGGTCTGCCAGATGGGGGAGCAATAGTTCAATGGTGGAAACGGaggaagaattacaaagtCGGTCAAAAAAAGTGGGTCTTTTATCACTTTTTGACAGACTAAGGCTAAGAACTGTGGATGATAAGGCAGATGATGCAAGCAAAAGTTCAGCAAatagtgaagaagatggcGTAGAAGTTattgatttggatgatgatgataatgatggGGATGAAAAACTCGAAGATATTGTTGCTCgtgaagaggatgatgcTCGTAGATTTTCTTCCCAAGAGGAAGGTGTtatgaatttgaatcaattaaaAGTGTTTTATAAAGCTACTCAGTCGTCGGATTCCCTTAAAACGTTACCAGAGACAGAACCTCCAAGTACTACAATCAATCTCACTTTAAGGAAATACCAAAGACAAGGCTTAACATGGATGCTTCGAAGGGAGCacgaatttgaaaaggcTGCAGATTCTCAAGGGTTTCAAAATGTAAATGGAAACATGATGAACCCACTATGGAAATGTTTCAAATGGCCAAAAGACATGTCATGGACAGCACAGAGAATGGAAGACCATACAGAGGTGGATTTAGGAAAGTTCTTTTATGCTAATTTGCATACAGGAGAGTTTTGCCTTGAAAAGCCTATTTTAAAAACCATGATGAAAGGGGGAGTTTtatctgatgaaatgggTCTAGGTAAAACAATTTCAGCATTATCTCTAATATTCACTTCACCATATGATTCTTCATTGGTAGATAAGCATCTTTTCATGGATGGTAATGAAGACGAGAATTTATCTCCGCCATCATCTCAATCATCAAAAAAACCTTATGCCATGAAGACTACTTTGGTCATCGTTCCTACTTCCCTTTTATCACAATGGCATAGCGAATTCACAAAATTCAATAACTCTCCAGATCTCTACTGTGAAATATATTATGGAGGTAACGTTAGCAGTTTGAAGACTTTATTAACAAAGACCAAAAACCCTCCTACCGTTGTGCTTACTACTTATGGTATTGTGCAAAATGAATGGACTAGAATTCTAAAGATGGATAGGAGAGATGCTGACATGGATTCTACCACAGGATTATTTTCTCTCAAGTTTTATCGTGTGATTCTGGATGAGGGCCATGTTATAAGAAATCGTACTACTTCAACTTCCAAAGCTGTCATGGAGATTTCTAGTATGTGCAGATGGGTATTGACAGGGACTCCGATTATCAATAGGCTTGATGACCTTTACAGCattgttaaatttttgaaattagaacCATGGGCACAAATAAGCTATTGGAAGATGTTTGTATCTGATCCGTTcgaaagaaaagattatcGACAGGCCTTCGATGTAGTGAATGCAATTCTGGAACCGGTTTTCTTGAGGAGAACTAAACAGATGCAAGACGCTGACGGAAGACCACTGGTGGAGCTACCGCCAAAGGAAGTGGTCGTTGAAAAGCTCACCTTCAATGAAGCCCAAAATACAATCTACAAGCATTACCTGGAGGAAGCAGAAACATCGGTGAAAAAAGGATTAGCCCGTGGTGaccttttgaagaaatattcCACCATCTTGGTTCATATTCTAAGGCTTCGCCAGATATGCTGTGATCCAAAGCTCCTTGGGGCACAAGAcgaaaatgatgaagatttgtCCAAGTCGAATCAATTGCTCAAAGAGTCTGTGGATGTTAACAAAGTCTATCAAAAAGTCGGGTTAAATGAAAGTTCAAATCGACTCGATTCTGGTCGTTTGAATACAATTAAATCTagaattcaagaaaagtACCCTACTGCGGATTCGTTGAAGACATTAGAATGTTCAATTTGTACAGCTGACCCAATTGAACTGCATAAAGTGTTGTTCACTGAATGCTGCCACAGCTTTTGTGAAGAATGTTTAAaggaatatttggaatttcaaaagcaaaaggaattggaattgaaatGCCCCAACTGTCGTGAACCTGtaaataaaaattattttttcactttgaTGTTGAAGGATGGGGAATCACCTCAAGTGGTTCCTCTCCGTGAAGTGGCTAAATCAGCAAAGATTGAAGCACTTTTGAAGCACTGTAGCATACTGCAGGAGACTTCACCCGGTGAACAAATCGTAgtattttctcaattctcATCATTTCTGGATATTCTCGAGACTGAGTTAGCTAATACATTTCTCGGCAATGGGGTAAAAGTTTACAAATTCGATGGGCGGTTAAACTTGAAGGAGAGAGCCGCTGTACTCGAGAATTTTTCGACAAAAGATTTCGACAACCAAAAGGTTTTACTCATGTCACTCAAGACAGGAGGTGTAGGTCTAAATCTTACGTGTGCCTCCTATGCATTTATGATGGATCCTTGGTGGTCGCCCAGCATGGAAGATCAAGCTATTGACAGAATACACAGGATCGGTCAAATAAATCAGGTCAAAGTGACACGATTCATCGTAGAAAactcaattgaagaaaagatgTTAAAGATCCAGGAACGAAAGAGGACTATCGGTGAAGCTATGGAcgcagatgaagatgaaaggagaaaaagaagaattgatgagATTCAAATGCTTTTTGAGTAG
- the DLT1 gene encoding Dlt1p (similar to uniprot|Q04216 Saccharomyces cerevisiae YMR126C DLT1 Protein of unknown function deletion causes sensitivity to thermal stress) has protein sequence MPIIDFEIWKLWLFRSIKAIVIIFLVGFSIVLPVDSIVQAAESSNTALNTFIVVGALVAFGLVSIIIIVGRIIFCRSCIQDIPRRYLPITPNDLPHRGSRKMIMENMEKSKELSILFKKPKEPVIHAGLEPPSRCDDPRYEKLFPDYLNYRSCIKSLSDRLKYQGIFLNNMNIDMKLGETFADVVSNQFTRNTRNKTQIDNSKKFIDLYETIRYSGREVTRQQFIDFVSLAIYFVEVSLTRDDRSPALGELNTGSQLQFNFDNGTWENDVSNYSFPNDAYSNGADYYYPESINYLKRTNSTSTVARKVPSFVPTNPEEEHKMALDPQDPVSHKPSMHTLADSFKYVTHR, from the coding sequence ATGCCCATTATTGATTTCGAGATATGGAAACTCTGGCTTTTTAGGAGCATAAAAGCTATAGTTATAATTTTCCTCGTTGGATTTTCTATTGTATTACCGGtagattcaattgttcaGGCAGCTGAATCTTCTAATACTGCCCTAAACACATTTATCGTTGTAGGTGCGCTGGTTGCATTTGGATTGGTAAGTATAATAATTATTGTTGGAAGAATTATATTTTGCAGAAGTTGTATTCAAGATATTCCGCGTCGATATCTACCAATTACACCAAATGATCTGCCGCATCGCGGTAGTAGAAAGATGATTATGGAAAATATGGAAAAATCTAAGGAATTAAGCATACTTTTTAAAAAGCCAAAGGAACCCGTAATACATGCTGGATTGGAACCACCTTCACGTTGTGATGATCCACGTTATGAAAAGTTATTTCCCGATTACCTAAACTATCGATCCTGTATCAAAAGTTTATCAGATAGGTTGAAATATCAAGGTATTTTCTTAAACAATATGAATATCGATATGAAATTAGGTGAGACTTTTGCGGATGTGGTTAGTAATCAATTTACCAGAAATACTCGAAACAAAACTCAAATTGACAATTCCAAAAAGTTTATTGATTTGTATGAAACGATTAGATATTCGGGTAGAGAAGTTACAAGACAACAGTTTATTGATTTCGTATCGTTAGCTATCTATTTTGTGGAAGTTTCATTGACTAGAGATGATAGATCACCAGCTTTAGGCGAGTTGAATACTGGATCTCAActtcaattcaattttgaCAATGGAACTTGGGAAAACGATGTGTCCAATTATTCATTTCCGAACGATGCTTATTCTAACGGTGCGGATTACTACTATCCTGAAAGCataaattatttgaagagaaCTAATTCTACAAGTACTGTAGCTAGAAAAGTACCTTCATTTGTTCCTACCAACCCAGAGGAAGAACATAAAATGGCTCTAGACCCACAAGACCCGGTATCGCATAAACCTAGCATGCATACATTAGCCGACAGCTTTAAGTATGTAACTCATAGATAA